A section of the Pseudomonas lini genome encodes:
- the kdpF gene encoding K(+)-transporting ATPase subunit F produces the protein MSVLDGVSLLLAVGLFIYLLVALLRADRN, from the coding sequence ATGAGCGTTCTGGACGGAGTGTCACTGCTATTGGCAGTGGGGCTGTTCATTTATCTGTTGGTTGCGCTGTTGCGCGCGGATCGGAACTAG
- the eat gene encoding ethanolamine permease gives MNTQLKPTLGTLHLWGIAVGLVISGEYFGWSYGWGVAGTLGFLVTSFMVATMYTCFIFSFTELTTAIPHAGGPFAYSRRAFGEKGGLIAGLATLIEFVFAPPAIALAIGAYLNVQFPALDPKHAAVGAYIVFMGLNILGVKLAATFELVVCVLAVAELLVFMGVVAPAFSFSNFALNGWAGSDVFGAPAIAGMFAAIPFAIWFFLAIEGAAMAAEEAKDPKRTIPKAYISGILTLVLLAMGVMFFAGGVGDWRTLSNINDPLPQAMKAVVGESSGWLHMLVWIGLFGLVASFHGIILGYSRQFFALARAGYLPASLAKLSRFQTPHRAIIAGGVIGIAAIYSDGLINLGGMTLTAAMITMAVFGAIVMYIMSMLSLFKLRKTEPNLERTFRAPCYPLVPFIALVLAVVCLVAMAWFNTLIGVIFLGFMAVGFVYFMLTAQLRADAPADAMLTGL, from the coding sequence ATGAACACACAACTCAAACCCACGCTGGGCACGCTGCACCTGTGGGGTATCGCGGTCGGGCTGGTGATTTCCGGTGAGTACTTCGGCTGGAGTTATGGCTGGGGCGTTGCCGGGACACTTGGCTTCCTGGTGACCTCGTTCATGGTCGCCACGATGTACACCTGCTTCATCTTCAGTTTCACCGAGCTGACCACCGCCATTCCCCATGCCGGCGGTCCCTTTGCCTACAGCCGCCGCGCCTTTGGTGAAAAAGGTGGATTGATTGCCGGGCTGGCGACGCTGATTGAATTCGTCTTTGCCCCACCAGCGATTGCCTTGGCCATCGGTGCCTACCTGAACGTGCAGTTTCCGGCCCTCGACCCGAAACACGCGGCAGTCGGTGCCTACATTGTGTTTATGGGCCTGAATATCCTCGGCGTGAAACTCGCCGCGACCTTCGAACTGGTGGTCTGTGTACTGGCGGTCGCCGAATTGCTGGTGTTCATGGGCGTGGTCGCCCCGGCGTTCAGCTTCAGTAACTTCGCGCTCAACGGCTGGGCCGGTTCTGATGTGTTCGGTGCGCCCGCGATTGCCGGCATGTTCGCGGCCATTCCATTTGCCATCTGGTTTTTCCTGGCCATCGAAGGTGCAGCCATGGCTGCCGAAGAAGCCAAGGACCCGAAACGCACGATTCCCAAAGCCTACATCAGCGGCATCCTGACCCTGGTGCTGTTGGCCATGGGCGTGATGTTCTTTGCCGGCGGCGTCGGCGACTGGCGCACCCTGTCGAACATCAACGATCCGCTGCCGCAAGCCATGAAAGCCGTGGTCGGCGAAAGCTCCGGCTGGTTGCACATGCTGGTGTGGATCGGCCTGTTCGGCCTGGTGGCGAGTTTCCACGGGATCATCCTCGGCTACTCGCGGCAGTTCTTCGCCCTCGCCCGGGCCGGTTACCTGCCGGCATCCCTGGCCAAACTGTCGCGCTTCCAGACCCCGCACCGGGCAATCATCGCCGGTGGCGTAATCGGCATCGCGGCGATCTACAGCGACGGCCTGATCAACCTCGGCGGCATGACGCTGACGGCGGCGATGATCACCATGGCGGTATTCGGCGCAATCGTGATGTACATCATGAGCATGCTCAGCCTGTTCAAACTGCGTAAAACCGAACCGAACCTGGAACGCACCTTCCGCGCGCCCTGCTACCCGTTGGTGCCGTTCATTGCGCTGGTGCTGGCGGTGGTTTGCCTGGTGGCGATGGCCTGGTTCAACACCTT